A single Pseudodesulfovibrio aespoeensis Aspo-2 DNA region contains:
- a CDS encoding class I SAM-dependent methyltransferase, protein MSMSRTDLISIFRMELLSRRSDLKQEVLDAVRRFDVSIGWHYILDFIWLLEGVETLPPGSTILDAGAGHGLMQMLLAARGHKVLSIDYSPRIPFDSYRAKASIRVLSRSGFDEAYLERVRARGMDAGVSDEPLAVLAEKGVDIVYWRADISDLSPLPNECVDAVVSVSALEHNSKEKLLTCCSELERVLKPGGTMHVTVCGSDREEWFHEPSKGWCYPEKSLIEYFGLRNPESNFSEAEAAFAELKQGDGLKEHLSESYFVSGDNGMPWGKWNPEYLALGVRKNKN, encoded by the coding sequence ATGAGCATGTCCCGCACCGATCTCATTTCCATATTCAGGATGGAGTTGTTGTCTCGGCGATCGGATCTCAAGCAGGAGGTTTTGGACGCTGTCAGGCGTTTTGATGTCAGCATCGGGTGGCATTATATTCTCGATTTTATCTGGCTGCTCGAAGGGGTGGAAACCCTTCCCCCCGGCAGCACCATTCTGGACGCTGGCGCGGGGCACGGTTTGATGCAGATGCTGCTCGCAGCAAGAGGGCACAAGGTGCTTTCCATCGACTATTCGCCGCGAATCCCTTTTGATTCATATCGGGCGAAGGCCTCCATCCGGGTATTGTCCCGGTCGGGTTTTGACGAAGCCTACCTCGAGCGAGTGCGCGCCCGCGGCATGGATGCGGGCGTGTCGGACGAGCCGCTGGCCGTACTGGCTGAAAAAGGGGTGGATATCGTCTATTGGCGTGCTGACATCTCCGATTTGTCACCCTTGCCCAACGAGTGCGTCGATGCTGTGGTTTCAGTGTCAGCGCTGGAGCATAACTCGAAGGAAAAACTGTTGACCTGCTGCAGCGAACTGGAGCGGGTACTCAAGCCCGGTGGGACCATGCACGTGACTGTGTGTGGTTCTGACCGGGAGGAATGGTTTCATGAGCCGTCCAAAGGTTGGTGCTACCCGGAGAAGAGCCTCATCGAGTATTTTGGTTTGCGCAACCCTGAGTCGAATTTCAGCGAGGCGGAGGCTGCATTTGCCGAGCTCAAGCAGGGCGACGGCCTTAAAGAACATCTGTCGGAGTCCTACTTCGTCTCTGGCGACAATGGAATGCCCTGGGGCAAGTGGAACCCCGAGTACCTGGCCCTTGGCGTGAGAAAGAACAAAAACTGA
- a CDS encoding tetratricopeptide repeat protein yields MSMETKAREMVHSVTVATETDRDVLLSRAQDAVQAARWEKALDCYGQLLAGYPGEVAAYLGYGNCLLHLHRSLDDAERVFRDAMERFPENRQATERVAHVAVRKGEHGTALQLYDALRRRFPGYSGAVLGYCDSMIGLGRAQEAEPALRAFLETQPGFYGVHAKLIQILSLQGRHEEMLEAAVKARECLPDDPSAHAAVARALVCLWRYEEAHDVYVGINARFSSSSVGLAGMLWISSLRQIFPLMERYYGEIRQRFPTNLDGPMFVANRLYKLELLERADEVLAELVEAFPDQVEPLLLHAQVAVRADDFETALARFERITSRFPGNYEGQSNYGKMLLRLDKTELAEVHFREMLDLFPSRPGPTLHCARLACKNGRHEEGLALMQALQTRFVGGYPGQVLSGPFSPTRLDFDHEETLFTVLADQFPNRVDIHLSYARMMM; encoded by the coding sequence ATGAGCATGGAGACAAAAGCGAGGGAAATGGTCCACAGCGTGACCGTTGCGACCGAGACGGACAGGGATGTGCTTCTGTCGCGAGCCCAGGACGCCGTGCAGGCCGCACGCTGGGAGAAAGCCCTGGATTGCTACGGGCAGTTGCTCGCTGGATACCCTGGGGAGGTCGCGGCCTACCTGGGGTACGGGAACTGCCTGTTGCATCTGCACAGGAGTCTTGACGACGCGGAGCGCGTTTTTCGCGATGCCATGGAACGGTTCCCGGAGAATCGCCAGGCGACCGAACGCGTTGCCCATGTCGCCGTCCGCAAGGGAGAGCATGGGACCGCGTTGCAGCTGTATGACGCTTTGCGTCGGCGTTTTCCCGGATATTCGGGAGCTGTCCTGGGCTATTGTGACTCCATGATCGGGCTGGGACGTGCCCAGGAGGCGGAGCCTGCTCTGCGGGCGTTCCTGGAAACGCAGCCCGGATTCTATGGCGTGCATGCAAAGCTCATCCAAATTCTTTCCCTTCAGGGGCGGCACGAGGAGATGCTGGAAGCGGCTGTCAAGGCCCGCGAGTGTCTGCCCGACGACCCCTCGGCTCATGCCGCCGTTGCCCGAGCGCTGGTCTGCCTGTGGCGCTACGAGGAGGCCCACGATGTGTATGTCGGGATCAATGCCCGGTTTTCATCCTCGTCGGTGGGGCTGGCCGGTATGTTGTGGATTTCGTCGCTTCGTCAGATATTTCCGCTCATGGAGCGGTACTATGGAGAAATCAGACAGCGTTTTCCGACCAACCTCGACGGGCCGATGTTCGTGGCCAACAGACTCTACAAGTTGGAATTGCTTGAGCGGGCGGATGAGGTGCTCGCTGAGTTGGTCGAGGCCTTTCCCGACCAGGTCGAGCCGTTGCTGCTCCACGCCCAAGTCGCTGTGCGGGCAGATGATTTCGAAACGGCGCTCGCACGGTTTGAACGGATCACGTCGCGTTTTCCCGGAAACTACGAGGGGCAGTCAAACTATGGAAAGATGCTCTTGAGACTAGACAAAACCGAGCTGGCTGAGGTCCATTTCCGAGAGATGCTCGACCTGTTTCCCTCACGGCCCGGCCCAACGTTGCACTGCGCCCGTCTGGCCTGCAAGAACGGGCGTCATGAAGAGGGCCTCGCTCTGATGCAGGCATTGCAAACGCGCTTTGTTGGCGGATATCCCGGTCAGGTTCTATCTGGGCCGTTCTCTCCGACCCGCCTCGACTTCGATCATGAGGAGACGTTATTTACTGTCCTGGCCGACCAATTTCCGAACAGGGTGGATATTCACCTCAGTTATGCTCGAATGATGATGTAG
- a CDS encoding SPASM domain-containing protein codes for MFFEMAVCLVRLRRYEEALAAFVSVLHHAPDRLEIYLNRSDSLRYLGRFDEALAEVDEAEKRNPALPGLAETRDKVCRAMEAAGLSCPARNKVDAQKGMSVQIQTTSVCNGKCIMCPYLDSWHKDNPGVMTDDVYDRILRELQTVDVDKICLYLENEPLVDPKLIPRMQQFIREVPFRLMEISTNAALLSAQRSEQLAQTLANVPHQIWISFHGLDERTYNGIMGLDFNKSLSQVIRLLRLAETVPLNVIIRGSGEPQHESLRHEFAFSESDYRAFWAAKFAEHGITRPPKINYFRYHDRCGTIRRNSIRLHENVRDTLKGFHCPRVDSWLHFLYTGELCICCMDYHREQIFGDITKQSLKEIRESEAYTTMRDKAFGRRESPADFICKRCVSPNG; via the coding sequence ATGTTTTTCGAAATGGCCGTCTGCCTTGTGCGCCTGCGGCGATACGAGGAGGCGCTGGCGGCCTTCGTCTCGGTGCTGCATCATGCGCCGGACAGGCTTGAAATATATCTCAACCGTAGCGACAGTTTGCGCTATCTCGGACGTTTTGACGAGGCCCTGGCCGAAGTGGACGAGGCAGAGAAGAGGAATCCGGCCCTGCCTGGGCTGGCGGAGACCAGGGACAAGGTGTGCCGGGCTATGGAAGCCGCAGGGCTCTCCTGCCCGGCTCGCAACAAGGTTGACGCACAGAAGGGCATGAGCGTGCAGATTCAGACCACCTCGGTCTGCAATGGCAAATGCATCATGTGTCCATATCTCGACAGTTGGCACAAGGACAATCCTGGGGTCATGACGGACGATGTCTATGACCGGATTCTCCGCGAGTTGCAAACCGTCGATGTCGACAAGATATGCCTGTATCTTGAGAACGAGCCCCTGGTGGACCCGAAGCTGATCCCTCGAATGCAGCAATTCATCCGGGAGGTGCCTTTTCGACTCATGGAGATTTCCACCAATGCCGCGCTGCTTTCCGCCCAGAGGAGCGAGCAGCTCGCACAGACCCTGGCCAATGTTCCGCACCAGATATGGATCAGTTTCCACGGCCTTGACGAACGTACCTATAACGGCATCATGGGACTTGATTTCAACAAGAGTCTCTCCCAGGTCATCCGTTTGCTTCGGCTGGCCGAAACCGTGCCTCTCAACGTCATCATCCGCGGGTCTGGAGAGCCGCAGCATGAATCCCTGCGCCACGAGTTCGCCTTCTCGGAGTCCGACTACCGAGCTTTCTGGGCGGCCAAATTCGCTGAACACGGTATCACAAGGCCTCCCAAGATCAATTACTTCCGATACCATGATCGGTGCGGCACCATCAGGCGCAACTCCATCCGGCTTCATGAGAATGTCCGCGACACCCTGAAAGGGTTCCACTGCCCGCGGGTGGATTCGTGGCTCCACTTCCTCTATACGGGCGAATTGTGCATCTGCTGCATGGACTACCACAGGGAGCAGATTTTCGGCGACATCACCAAGCAGTCGCTTAAGGAAATCCGGGAGAGCGAGGCATATACGACGATGCGCGACAAGGCATTCGGGCGGAGGGAATCGCCCGCCGACTTCATTTGTAAGCGATGCGTGAGCCCCAACGGCTGA
- a CDS encoding glycosyltransferase family 2 protein has translation MVVCTSGIRATIGHALEALLGQTLPAQDYEVVLVVNTAELSDYAQAKARLSTGLRKEHVQVRFAHEPCLGLSVARNTGIRVAEGRYVAFIDDDGLADPRWLEQIVTRFEADERVASVGGNIFPLFEVEPPSWVTPHLYPYFSCKTFSKDEEYLGPGLYFFGTNMAFRKDVLVASGGFDACLGRKGNNLLSNEEWTVFHYIDQQGLLKLSSPQVNVRHMIPPSRLMRWFFVRRLWWQGVSDTVFHLCVSGRGKGWVLRKAWNDFIGYYGNLSQKIRSGASTPHMAFFNFFRWGGILYALCATGKVSPCETNIKD, from the coding sequence GTGGTGGTTTGCACCTCGGGTATCCGCGCCACCATAGGGCATGCCTTGGAGGCCTTGCTCGGGCAGACGCTGCCCGCGCAGGACTATGAGGTGGTGCTGGTCGTCAACACGGCAGAGCTGTCGGACTATGCCCAGGCGAAGGCTCGCTTGAGCACGGGTCTCCGAAAGGAGCATGTTCAGGTTCGTTTTGCGCATGAGCCGTGCCTGGGGCTGTCTGTTGCCAGAAACACGGGCATCAGGGTGGCGGAAGGCAGATATGTGGCCTTCATAGACGACGATGGCCTAGCCGACCCCCGGTGGCTTGAGCAGATCGTTACCCGTTTTGAAGCGGACGAGCGGGTGGCCAGCGTGGGGGGCAATATCTTTCCGCTTTTTGAGGTGGAGCCGCCTTCTTGGGTCACCCCGCACTTGTATCCGTATTTTTCCTGCAAGACGTTCAGCAAGGATGAGGAGTATCTTGGGCCAGGGCTCTATTTTTTTGGAACCAACATGGCGTTCAGGAAAGACGTGCTGGTGGCCTCGGGCGGGTTCGATGCCTGTCTTGGCCGCAAAGGAAACAACCTGCTTTCCAACGAGGAATGGACGGTTTTTCATTACATTGATCAACAAGGGCTGCTGAAACTTTCCTCACCCCAGGTCAATGTCCGGCATATGATTCCCCCCTCTCGGCTCATGCGGTGGTTTTTTGTCCGCAGACTTTGGTGGCAGGGGGTTTCGGACACGGTGTTTCATCTATGTGTCTCGGGTCGCGGCAAGGGGTGGGTGTTGCGTAAGGCGTGGAATGATTTCATCGGATACTACGGAAACTTGAGTCAGAAAATTCGCTCCGGCGCTTCCACGCCGCACATGGCTTTTTTCAACTTCTTCAGATGGGGGGGCATCCTTTACGCCCTGTGCGCGACAGGCAAGGTCTCCCCGTGCGAAACGAACATCAAGGACTAG